A stretch of DNA from Chitinispirillum alkaliphilum:
TTTGTATCGAGTAAAATTATCTCTCCGGTTTCCGCATCTTCGAGTTCAATCAATCCCACTGCCGGCAGTACCTCTTCACGCGGATCTTTAATATTTACAGCTATCAGGTCGTGACGAGTTGCCGCAACCCTGAGAGATTTTTCAAAGGATGGAGAAATAAAGTCTGAAACAAGAAATATAACTGCCTTTCTTTTCTGGACCCGGTTGAGAAAAGTGATCGCTTCGCCAACATCAGTCCCCTTTTCCCTGGGTTTATAATAAAGCAGTTCTCTTATTACCCTAAGTACATGGTTTTTCCCCTTTTTGGGAGGAATATACCGCTCTACCTGAGATGAGAAAATAATTAGCCCCACTCTGTCGCTGTTTTTTATGGCAGAAAAGGCGAGCATAGCACAGAGCTCCACAGCCATTTCACCTTTGAACTTATCTCCGGAGCCAAAATTTCCTGAAGCAGATGCATCGACCAGCAACATAACAGTCAGTTCCCGTTCCTCGATATGTTTCTTTACATAGGGCTCACTGTAGCGGGCAGTTACATTCCAGTCAATATTTCGGATATCATCTCCCTCGATGTAGGAGCGTACCTCAGAGAACTCCATCCCCCTGCCCTTGAATGCACTGTGATATCCCCCGGAAAGAATAGAATCCACCACACTTTTTGTCCTTATCTCTATTCTGCGGATTTTTCTGATAATTTCTTTAGGTATCATTTTTTCCCTCATACAGGTCAGAAATCATATGCTGAAGAACCTTCAGATGATCTTTTTTCTCCTTCAATGAGAGGCGGAGAAAAATCATAAATATTATGTTCAAAAATCCAACCACTCCGATAGCAATAATGTAGTAAATATAGCGCATAGCTTGTTGTTCCAATTTCTCTTTATTCTCCAGATCCCTTAAGTATACACTGTATCTTTCTTTCAGTTTTTCCACGGTAATTTTGTCCGGGTTTCCGGTTTCGGGGAGGTGTTCCTCATTCTGGAATTGTATCAGAATTTCCTCTAACCTCTGACCACTGTATCCCAGTGAACTAAGTATGTTTAGCAATTCAGCTCTCATAAAACGAATCTGTTCCCTTGCGATTTTCAGAAAATTCTCTTCACTGAGGAAAGAAACTCCGTAGGGATACTGTTCGGCCAACTGGCGGTATTTACGAGTTGCCAAATAATATTCGTTGTTGGACTGGAAATGGAAAGCTATCTCAAAAAGCGCATCATCCGCTACATCACTTTCGGAATATCTTTCCAGAATAGTTCTCATTATTTTAAGCTTCTCCTCTGTCTGCCCAACCTGTCTGTAGCATTTACCCATCCACAGCAGGTAATGGGGCTGGGGATCCAGAGTGTTTGCATGTGAGAACTTTTCCAGCGCAGTATGATAATCCCCCGACATGAAAAATTTCAGACCGGTATTAAAATATGCCTCCGGAGGCTCTTTCTCTCTTCCCTGTATTAATTGTCGTTCCCTCTCCTTAGGTTTTTCAAGGGATGGCGGAGGCAACCTTTTTTTCTGCTGCACAGAAGCGGTATTTCGCGGATCGTTTCTATCCACTTCAATGATTCCCCCCCTCTGTTTATCTATCAGCATAATCGTTTCAGTGGCATGGATTTGAAACACCAAAAGCAGAATTGAAGAAAAAATAATCATCTTTATCATTGCGGTCTCGCAGTGGAAAGTATCAGGGGACCTCTATACTGTCAAAAACTTTTTGAACAATCTGTTCCGAAGTGATATTTTCCGCTTCAGCCTCGTAGGTGACTATTACTCTGTGACGCAGAACATCCATACCGATCGATTTTACATCTTCGGGAGTTACATACCCCCTCCCCCGGATGAAAGCATGAGCCCGGGCTGCACGGATTAAAAACAGTGTCGCCCTTGGAGATGCTCCAAATTCTATTAAATCCTTTATGTCAGCTAAGCCATTTGACTCGGGCTGACGTGTAGCAAACACTATATTGATTATATATTCTTCCACCCTGGGGTCAACATATATATCATTTACCAATTGACGTGCATCCATGATCTGTTTCACTGATGCCACTTTTTTTACCTCTGGTATAACTCCACTGCCCATTTTTGAGAGAATCTGCTTTTCCTCTTCCTTCGTGGGATATGAAATTTTCAGTTTCAGCATAAACCTATCCACCTGAGCTTCAGGCAACATATAGGTCCCTTCCTGCTCTATGGGATTTTGAGTTGCCATAACAAGAAACGGCTCCTCCAGTGAATAGGTCTCTTCTCCGATTGTAACCTGCCGCTCCTGCATCGCTTCCAGAAGTGCACTTTGTACCTTAGCCGGCGCACGGTTTATCTCATCAGCCAGTATTATGTTTGAAAACAGAGGACCTTTTTTTGGCACGAACTCTCCGCTTTTTTGATTGTACACCAAAGTACCTATTATATCGGCTGGGAGAAGATCGGGGGTGAACTGGATCCTTTTAAATCCTGTATCTATTACGTTGGCCAAAGTTGAGATCGAGAGTGTTTTGGCCAATCCCGGTACTCCCTCAAGAAGAATATGACCGCGGGTCAAAAGTGCCACAAGTAATCTGTCCACCATCTTAGTCTGCCCGACTATCACTTTAGACATTTCTGTTTTCATAGTTGATACAAAACTGCTTTGCTCTTTAACTTTTTCGTTTAGCATGGAAATCTCTGCAGACATTTAGACTTTCCTCCATAGATGGTTTTAAAGGTGTACTTTAAACTAAGTCGCACCGAGAGAAATGCATTATATTAACTTAACAGGGTTTTAAAAAATAGCATATTCCTCTAATTGGTTCAAAATTTGCACTATGTTAAAAGTTCTTGAAGTTATTATAGTGGTTTTGGTGGTAAAGGGAGCTCTTTCTCTGTTTAGGAACAGTAAAAAGAAAAAATCCTTTCTCAAAAATACAACTACCAAAATTACCCGTTTCGATTGTCCCGAATCTGATATCACAGATGGTGAATTCGAAGATGTTTAATTTAACTTTCTAAACAGTTCTCTCAAGTTTTCCACCCTTATCAGATCCCGGTACATATACTCTTATAACCAGTTCACCCTAAACAATTATGATATGATGAAAAATAAAATATCTGAACCTCTCCTCTTTGAACCAGTTTTAAAAGAAAAAGTGTGGGGTGGAGATGCTTTAGGCAGAAAATTAAATAAACCTCTGCCACCGAAAAAAGCTATCGGTGAATCATGGGAAATTTGTGGTATAGACAATGAATGCTCTGTTATCAGGAGCGGCTCCTTTGCCGGAGCTTCCCTGAACAGTCTATACTCTCTGGATTCTAAATCACTTGTGGGCTCACTGTCAAACAACAGTTCTTTCCCACTGCTGGTAAAATTTATAGATGCCAGAGATAATCTTTCTGTTCAGGTACACCCCGGTGATGTACAGTCACGCCAAAAAAACTGGAGTATAAGAGGGAAAACAGAGTGCTGGTATGTGGTAGAAGCCCAAGAGAACACAAAAATTATCGCCGGTTTCAACCGAAACGTTTCAAAAGAAGAGGTTATCCAAGCAATAGAAAACCAATCTCTTCATGAGTTGCTCAACTTTCTGCCCGTAAAAAACGGTGATGTTTTGTTTATACCTGCAGGTACTGTTCATGCCATTATGAATGGAACATTTGTTTATGAGGTGCAGGAAAGTTCAGACACTACCCTGAGACTTTACGATTGGGGCAGAACCGATTCTGAAGGAAAAAGCAGAAAACTGCACATAAAAGAAGCCCTGGATGTCATTACCACAAAATATCAGCATAATCTGATTATCAACCCTGTTACTCTGGAAATCGAGGATGGAGTAAAGCATCTCTACAGAGCGGTTTGCAGATATTTTGCCCTTGAACAATTTGTCTTCTCAAAAGACACCTCCATTTCTCTTGAACCAAAGCAGTCTTTCAGAATAATCTCCTCAATTGAGCAGGATGCAGAATTAATTTACGATGATGGGAGTATTACAATTAAAAAGGGACAAACTGTGCTCCTGCCTGCAAGTCTCAAACATGTAAAACTTGAAGCACCCAAAAATGCTAACCTCTTACTTTCATCCGTTCCTGATATAAAAAAAGAAATTACAGATCCTCTAATAAACTATGGTATAAGTTCAGAATCTATTGCACTTTTGGGTGGAGACAAGGACCATAATGATCTGCTTCAATACTTGTAAAAAAACCTAACAAGAAAAATTCGCATTTATCCCTTTTCACACTGCTACCCAGATCCCAGATACTATTCGTGTGGATAATACATTGATAACTCTGTTTTAACCCAAATATCTGTTATCCCCTTTTGTTCATCACATACCAAACTTTGAATTGTATTATTCTCTGAAAAAACGTATTTTGTTTTTATCTTCAGAGATTCATCGACTCTTTAATCCACCTTGATAAAAATCCGTACTACATTCTGATTAACAATATTTTTCAGTTTATAAATATGTCGGTGAAGAGACGGTATGGTGTGTATTTTGTTTGAGGAGCTTATATGATTTCTACATCGTCCCTGATCAGCGCTTCTAAAGAAGAACTGATCGATGCATTATGGCGCAGCGATTCAAAAATATTCGATCTTTTGAGTCAGGCTGACACTCTTGAAAAAGCAAGATCTTCGCTTTTTAGCTATTTATGCAACCTTGAGCAACGCTATTTCCACAGCTCATCACCAAAAAACAGAATAGCCCGCCATATCATCGAAAGGAACAATGCAAAGGAGTGCATCAGAGTTTTCAAAAATATCATTTTCACTGAAAATGAACACATCACCTCCTTTTCTGCATTAAATGCTCTATTTCTGTTGGCCAAAAATGATAAAGAAACCATTGGCCTCATTAAAAAAGGATTCCTCTGTGAATTTATTTTTCTTTTCAGAGGAATAAATGCAAAATCTCAGATTCTTTCCTCCTCTTCAGAACTTAAAGTAACAGTTATCGAGAACAAAGATGCACTTTCCCGATCTAATATTCTTGACCAGTATTCATCGCTGATGAATGAAAAACTCAAATCCTATAAGACCGGTACTGATAAAAACATTCTAAAAGCTTCCCTCGTACTGAAAAAGAAGATTCTTAACCATTTTAACGCAACTGAAGAAGACTGGAATAACTACACATGGCATATTTCAAACATTATCCGTGATTATGAAACAATTCAAAACCTTGTCTCTCTCAATGATAAGGAAATGTCCGGTTTGAAATATGCACAAGAAAACAATATTCCCATACACATAACTCCCTACTATCTGAGTTTGTTTTCTGAAACAAAACGTCAAAATTATGACAGAACATTACGCGCTCAGGTTATACCCTCTTCAACCTACTGCAAAAAAGTAATAGAAAATCTGTCTTTAGGTCTTGATCATGATTTCATGGGAGAAAAGTCCACAAGCCCTATTCAGCATATCACACGAAGGTACGCAAAGATAGTTATTCTGAAACCTTTTGATTCCTGCCCTCAGATCTGTGTTTATTGCCAAAGGAACTGGGAAATTACTGAGATCGAAAATGCTAATTTTACAAAAGCAAGTGTTGATAATGCTATTGATTGGATTAAAAATAACAAATATATCTCTGAAGTGCTGGTCACAGGGGGAGATCCTCTTACACTCACTAATGAGGATCTCGATGATATATTGGGCAAGATTGCTCAAATTAAACATGTTAAAAGAATAAGAATAGGAACCAGAATGCTGGTTACTATACCTATGAGATTCACACCGGAATTTATATCAGTTTTAAAAAAGTATCACGAATGGGGAAAACGTGAAATTTCCATCATGACTCATGTTGAAGACGCCCTGGAAATTACTGCAGATACTCTGGCAGCAATAAAACTTATTAAAAATGCAGGTATGAACATTTATAATCAGCAAGTCTATACCTACTATAACAGCCGCCGGTATGAATCTTGTTTTCTCAGAAAAGAACTTAAAATCTCCGGTATCGATCCCTACTACCTGTTTAATACAAAGGGAAAAGAGGAAACTGTAGATTTCAGAGTTCCGATTGCACGCATTGAACAGGAGAAAAAAGAGGAAGCAAGACTTCTTCCCGGGTTGGAGAGAACCGATGAGTCTGTGTTCAATGTACCAAAGCTTGGAAAATCTCACCTTAGAGCAATGCAGGATCATGAACCAATTATGATACTTCCCGATGGGAAAAGAATATACCGATTCTACCCCTGGGAGTCGAAACTTATCCTTGCTGATGATTATCTCTACACTGATGTCTCGATTTTTGAATACTTAGAAAAATTAAAGTGTGATGGAGAAAATGTGGATGAGTATCAATCAATATGGTACTATTTCTGATATCCCCATCCCCGCCCGAAGGCGGGGATTTTTTTATCTCTAATTATCTTTTTTAACTGCTTACCTTATTTTATAAGCATTACAGTTTTCACTATTCAGATAAACAGGGTTTTTGGTAGGGCTGTTTTCTTCATACACTAAAAAGGGGAGGTCTAAGAATTAGACCTCCCCTTTGTTTTTTATACAGAGTATTATTTTTACTTTTTCAATGGAACATCCACAGCTTCCACATCCCAAATTTCCTCTGCATATTCGGATATCGATCTGTCAGAAGAGAACTTTCCTATATTTGCAACATTGAGAATCGACTTTTTGATCCAGTTTTTCTTATCTTTGCTATATAGTTTAGCTACTTCTTCCTGACATTTTACATAATCATCAAATTCAGCCAAAACCAGATACTGATCACCATTGTTCATCAGAGCATCATAGATGGGTTTGAAAAGGTCTGGGTTTTCAGGTGAGAAAAACCCGCTGTCTATGAGATCCATCACCTGTTTTAGAAGAGGGCTCTTGTTGTAGTAATCCCTTGGATTATATCCATCTCTTTTCAGCTGTTCAACCTCATTGGCTCTGAGACCGAAAATAAACATATTCTCTTCACCTATCTCTTCAGCCATTTCAACGTTTGCTCCATCCATTGTACCAATGGTAAGCGCACCGTTAAGAGCAAATTTCATATTACCTGTTCCACTTGCTTCTGTACCGGCTGTTGATATCTGTTCAGAAAGATCAGCTGCAGGAATTACATACTCTGCCAAGGTAACTCTGTAGTTTGAAAGAAAATGTACTTCAAGAAGTCCTTTGGTATCCGGATCATGATTAATTACAGCTGCAACATCATTGATAAATTTTATCAGTAGTTTTGCAAAATGATATCCGGGAGCAGCTTTTCCTGCAAACAGGAATGTACGGGGAACGAAATCAGCTTTATCACCCGCTTTAATTTTTTCATACAAAGCAATACAGTGCAGAATATTGAGCAACTGCCTTTTATACTCATGTATTCTTTTTACCTGTACATCAAACATCATTTCGGGATCGAGTTTTATTCCTTCCCACTTACTTAGTTTTTCTACAAATTTCTCCTTACATGCTCTTTTTGCCTTATCCCAGTCTTTCTGGAATTTTGCATCCTCTGCAAACGGAATCAGTTTTTTGAGCTCAGTAAGATCGGTAATCCATTTGTCTCCGATTTTTGAAGTTATAAGATCACGAAGATGAGGATTTGACTTGTATAGCCATCTGCGCTGGGTTATTCCATTTGTCTTGTTATTGAATTTTGCAGGCCAGAGATCGTAGAAATCTCGAACCAGCCCATTTTCAAGCAGTTCGGTATGAAGCGCAGAAACACCGTTCACCGAATGGCTTCCCACAATTGCCAGATAAGCCATGCGCACCTGCTGATCATCACCCTCTTCGATTATGGACATTCTGCGAAGTCTGTCAGTGTCGCCGGGAAATTTATATGATACCTGGCGCAGGAATCTGTGGTTTATTTCAAATATTATATCCATAAGTCTTGGAAGAAGATATTTCATCAAACCAACAGACCATTTCTCAAGAGCTTCCGGCATCAGAGTGTGGTTGGTATATGCGAATGTTTTCACCACAATATCCCATGCCTCATCCCAACTCAGGTTGTGCTCATCTAAAAACAAACGCATCAGTTCTGCAATTGAAATTGCAGGATGTGTATCATTTAACTGAATCGCTACTTTTTTGTGGAAATTCTTAAAATCCTTATTCGACAGGAGATAACGACGAATTATATCCTGAAGTGATGCGGAGCTGAAAAAATACTGCTGTTTAAGACGCAGTTCTCTTCCGGAAACGTTGTTGTCGTTGGGATAAAGAACTTTGGAAATGTTTTCACTCTTAAGCTTATCCTCACATGCTCCTATATAATCCCCATCATTGAAATACTGAAGATTAAATTCTTCGGCAGCTCGTGCTGACCAGAGCCTGAGAGTGTTTATGTTATTAACTCCATACCCAGGAATCGGAATATCGTAAGGTAATGCTATCACATCTTCTGTTTCAATCCAGTTGATATGCATTTTGCCCTTTTGATCCTGATACTGTTGTGTCTTACCAAAAAATTTAATTTTTACTTTATACTCCGGTCTTTCAATTTCCCAGGGATTTCTTAACTGGAGCCACTGTTCCGGTAATTCATGTTGATAACCATCGATAAGTTTTTGATTGAAAATACCGAAATCGTAACGGATACCATATCCCACAGCCGGCAGTTTTAAAGCAGCCATTGAATCGAGGTAACAGGCTGCCAGACGTCCCAGCCCACCATTACCCAGACCAGCGTCATGTTCCTGGTCATAAATTTCCTCTATATCCAGACCCAGCTGTCTCATTGCTTCACTGCATGAGTCCTCAAGCTGAAGATTCATAATATTGTCTGCAAGGAGACGCCCCATCAGAAATTCCATCGACAGATAGTATACATATTTCACATTATCTGTATGATATTTCTGAGTGCTTTTAATCCATCTTTCAATTATTCTTTCACGGACAGCATAAGAAAATCCAAGATACTCATCATGCGCTGTAAGTGAATTTTTGTCCTTACCAATGTTATATTCAAGGTTGTTCAGAATTCCCTGTCTTATACTTTCGGAATCCATTCCTTTGAAGCTGATATTCCAGCTTTGAATATTTTTTTTATCCTCTTTTTTTGATCCTGCTTTTTCCAATGTCTTATCCATGCATATCCTTTCTATACGGGAATTCACCCACCTATTACGTTAGAAATCGAGAGTTATTATAGTACTGATTACAAAAATTTTTTTTCATTTTTTTGATCTTAAATGAATTTTTTCTCTCTCTTTTTTGGCCAGGTATTCGTTTTATTCAATTTTCGGGGAAAAAGTAAATATAATGCATTGCTTGAGCAGATATTTAATTTTGCGCAACTGTTGTTCCAATCAGAGAATACTTTCATTTCAGAAACATATCCACAATTCACACATTTTCCACATTTAAACGTTAATAACTCTTAACATGCTACATTTATCTGACTTTCTCGATTCTTGATAATGTGTGCAATTTTTCCCCCTCTTAACCTAAATCCTGAACAAAATCATTCTTTCCCAAAACAACCAAGACAAGTATGTTGCAAAAATTTAAATCAGCCACAACCTATGATGAAATTCAGGTTAGAGAAAATCCCATAAAACTCAAAATCATGAGTTTCAATGTGCGGTATGGCACCGCAAAGGATGGGAAAAACAGCTGGTCCCATAGAAGAGATCTTGTTTTTGATCTTTTAAAAAACTCTTCATGTGACATCTTCGGCTTACAGGAAGCTCTCCATTTCCAGATTGAGGAGATCATGGAGCAACTCAACCATTTTGGATATATAGGAAAAGGAAGAGATGATGGGAAAAAATCAGGAGAACACAATGTTATCTTTTATAATCCCAGAAAATACAAAATCCTGAAATCCGGTACCTTTTGGTTTTCTGATACTCCCTCTGTTGCCGGAAGCAAACATTGGGGAAACAAACTTCCAAGGATCTGTACCTGGGCTCATTTTTGGGACAGGGAAACCTCAAGGGATTTTTACGTCTATAATGTTCATCTTGATCACAGAAATGGCTCATGCAGAAAAAAAAGCATAGAACTGCTGTGTAAAAAAGCCTCTCAACATGAACATAAAAATACCCCATATATCGTTATGGGTGATTTCAATGTAGGCGAAAAAAACGAAATTATACATTTTCTAAAAGGGAAAAATAAAATCAACAACTCTGAAAACCCTCTTATCCTTGAGGATACTTTCAGAAAACTTCACCCAAATGCTACAGGCGGTACTTTTCATATGTTTTGGGGAAACAAAAGGGGTCCGAAACTCGACTACATTTTTGCTACACAAAAATGCTCCGTTTTGGAATCTAATATTATCAGAACAAATGTAAATGGTAAATTTCCCTCTGACCATTTCCCAATATATTCCCACCTACTTTTACAGTAGATCAAAAACCGCGATAAATTTTGCCACTTAGTCTCTCACCTCTATCCACTCCGTAAAAGACTTGTTGTTTGACCTGTCGGTCGCAACGAGTCTTGCGTACACTACCTCTTCTTCCCTGTAGTTTCCGTCGGAATCTCTCCTATCCCAATAAATAACAGACGGTACTATAGATCCGCCTGAATATATTCTCAAAACTTCTGCATTAACGGAAGGGTACTTTGAAATCACCAGTATCCAGTCCCTTATCCCGGTACCTCTCTTATCATCCTCTCCAGAGAGGGAAAAATAATACCCGATTCGCTCGTGGTTGTTATAAGTTAATTTTACTTTTGGGGCAATATTGTCCACCTCTTCAGTTGGATTGAAGTAAACCGAGGAAAATGTTTCTCCATTTCCCGTATAAACATTATTCTTATATCCGCCCTGAATTCCGAACACCGAAACTCCCCGCCGCAGGTTCATACCAAGAGAAAATCCAAAATTAGTTTCATATTTTCTGTCTGCATTCTGAAAAAATTCAAATCCGCAAGAAAAAACCAGGGAAGGATACCTTTCCAGGTTGTACCTGACTCTCCAGGCCCCTCCCGGGTATGGCC
This window harbors:
- a CDS encoding MoxR-like ATPase in aerotolerance operon, whose product is MSAEISMLNEKVKEQSSFVSTMKTEMSKVIVGQTKMVDRLLVALLTRGHILLEGVPGLAKTLSISTLANVIDTGFKRIQFTPDLLPADIIGTLVYNQKSGEFVPKKGPLFSNIILADEINRAPAKVQSALLEAMQERQVTIGEETYSLEEPFLVMATQNPIEQEGTYMLPEAQVDRFMLKLKISYPTKEEEKQILSKMGSGVIPEVKKVASVKQIMDARQLVNDIYVDPRVEEYIINIVFATRQPESNGLADIKDLIEFGASPRATLFLIRAARAHAFIRGRGYVTPEDVKSIGMDVLRHRVIVTYEAEAENITSEQIVQKVFDSIEVP
- a CDS encoding Mannose-6-phosphate isomerase; its protein translation is MMKNKISEPLLFEPVLKEKVWGGDALGRKLNKPLPPKKAIGESWEICGIDNECSVIRSGSFAGASLNSLYSLDSKSLVGSLSNNSSFPLLVKFIDARDNLSVQVHPGDVQSRQKNWSIRGKTECWYVVEAQENTKIIAGFNRNVSKEEVIQAIENQSLHELLNFLPVKNGDVLFIPAGTVHAIMNGTFVYEVQESSDTTLRLYDWGRTDSEGKSRKLHIKEALDVITTKYQHNLIINPVTLEIEDGVKHLYRAVCRYFALEQFVFSKDTSISLEPKQSFRIISSIEQDAELIYDDGSITIKKGQTVLLPASLKHVKLEAPKNANLLLSSVPDIKKEITDPLINYGISSESIALLGGDKDHNDLLQYL
- a CDS encoding Lysine 2,3-aminomutase, whose amino-acid sequence is MISTSSLISASKEELIDALWRSDSKIFDLLSQADTLEKARSSLFSYLCNLEQRYFHSSSPKNRIARHIIERNNAKECIRVFKNIIFTENEHITSFSALNALFLLAKNDKETIGLIKKGFLCEFIFLFRGINAKSQILSSSSELKVTVIENKDALSRSNILDQYSSLMNEKLKSYKTGTDKNILKASLVLKKKILNHFNATEEDWNNYTWHISNIIRDYETIQNLVSLNDKEMSGLKYAQENNIPIHITPYYLSLFSETKRQNYDRTLRAQVIPSSTYCKKVIENLSLGLDHDFMGEKSTSPIQHITRRYAKIVILKPFDSCPQICVYCQRNWEITEIENANFTKASVDNAIDWIKNNKYISEVLVTGGDPLTLTNEDLDDILGKIAQIKHVKRIRIGTRMLVTIPMRFTPEFISVLKKYHEWGKREISIMTHVEDALEITADTLAAIKLIKNAGMNIYNQQVYTYYNSRRYESCFLRKELKISGIDPYYLFNTKGKEETVDFRVPIARIEQEKKEEARLLPGLERTDESVFNVPKLGKSHLRAMQDHEPIMILPDGKRIYRFYPWESKLILADDYLYTDVSIFEYLEKLKCDGENVDEYQSIWYYF
- a CDS encoding Glycogen phosphorylase; amino-acid sequence: MDKTLEKAGSKKEDKKNIQSWNISFKGMDSESIRQGILNNLEYNIGKDKNSLTAHDEYLGFSYAVRERIIERWIKSTQKYHTDNVKYVYYLSMEFLMGRLLADNIMNLQLEDSCSEAMRQLGLDIEEIYDQEHDAGLGNGGLGRLAACYLDSMAALKLPAVGYGIRYDFGIFNQKLIDGYQHELPEQWLQLRNPWEIERPEYKVKIKFFGKTQQYQDQKGKMHINWIETEDVIALPYDIPIPGYGVNNINTLRLWSARAAEEFNLQYFNDGDYIGACEDKLKSENISKVLYPNDNNVSGRELRLKQQYFFSSASLQDIIRRYLLSNKDFKNFHKKVAIQLNDTHPAISIAELMRLFLDEHNLSWDEAWDIVVKTFAYTNHTLMPEALEKWSVGLMKYLLPRLMDIIFEINHRFLRQVSYKFPGDTDRLRRMSIIEEGDDQQVRMAYLAIVGSHSVNGVSALHTELLENGLVRDFYDLWPAKFNNKTNGITQRRWLYKSNPHLRDLITSKIGDKWITDLTELKKLIPFAEDAKFQKDWDKAKRACKEKFVEKLSKWEGIKLDPEMMFDVQVKRIHEYKRQLLNILHCIALYEKIKAGDKADFVPRTFLFAGKAAPGYHFAKLLIKFINDVAAVINHDPDTKGLLEVHFLSNYRVTLAEYVIPAADLSEQISTAGTEASGTGNMKFALNGALTIGTMDGANVEMAEEIGEENMFIFGLRANEVEQLKRDGYNPRDYYNKSPLLKQVMDLIDSGFFSPENPDLFKPIYDALMNNGDQYLVLAEFDDYVKCQEEVAKLYSKDKKNWIKKSILNVANIGKFSSDRSISEYAEEIWDVEAVDVPLKK
- a CDS encoding Exodeoxyribonuclease III: MLQKFKSATTYDEIQVRENPIKLKIMSFNVRYGTAKDGKNSWSHRRDLVFDLLKNSSCDIFGLQEALHFQIEEIMEQLNHFGYIGKGRDDGKKSGEHNVIFYNPRKYKILKSGTFWFSDTPSVAGSKHWGNKLPRICTWAHFWDRETSRDFYVYNVHLDHRNGSCRKKSIELLCKKASQHEHKNTPYIVMGDFNVGEKNEIIHFLKGKNKINNSENPLILEDTFRKLHPNATGGTFHMFWGNKRGPKLDYIFATQKCSVLESNIIRTNVNGKFPSDHFPIYSHLLLQ